TGGTGTCCGTGGCCTGGTTCAAAGACACACCATAACTGCCCTCCCCTACATTGACGGAATTCCCCTGGAGAACCTCACGCAGCTCCTCCTTCGTTGTGGGCAGGTGTATGCTGACATGTGTTAAGTTAGACTTTTTATACATATCGTTTTCGCTGTAATGCCCAGTTTGCATTATACGTTGGACATGTTCGCTCGAGATTGATTCTCCGTTGTGTACACCTTGAGAACTGTGTAATCCCTGTCCGATGGATAAATATTCCTCGTTGGACATTCCTTCCACATTTCCCGCGGAGTCTACGTAGTTGTcaacttcttcatcttcctcattCGTGGCGTCATTATACATGGTTTCATTTTTATGCTGCAGTTTTCCCCCACGGGAATTTTCATCAGATATGCTGCTGCCGACAGAGCCGCTTCTGTCGTGGCGTCCTTTAAATTTCTCCACTTGAATAGACGGGGACATTTTCACTGGAGAATATACagcaggggaagaagaaatatcatTTCGGGACTCCACATTTCTGTACGTTTCCTTATTGTACATGTCTTGGCTTTCGGTCGCTTCTTTTACTGCGTAAAAGTTATTTCTGTTGGAGTTTTCCCTTGCGATCTGAGGGATCATCAGAGTTTCTTTGTATTCATGTTTGGTACTActatttatatttatctcTCTTTTATCCATTTCGCAGATTGAAGGAATATCGACAACATCTGTGAGAAcctccttctccatttttttcaccttcagGACAGGAAGAACGCGCTCAATTATTAGGGgtacttttttctctatGATATTTTCCTTATGAAGATACACAGGTATTTctacaattttatttctgtACTCTATTTTGGGGATATgtataattttctccttctctatCAGCTTGGGCTCATACTTAATTTTGTCTAAATAGATTGGCTTAGAAATGTGCTTCGTTTTGTAGGTAATTATTGGTTTTATGACATCTACGTATTTGTTGACGAATttgatttcttccttctctattattttttcaacataCTGGGTCACGGGCACTCTGACGATTTTTTCCTGGCGTATGGGCTTGAGGATTTTATTGCCCAGGTTTCTGGAGTGCTCGAAGGTGTAGGGGACGCTATTCGGCGCGTTGGACAACTTTTCCGTGTTTCCCCTGTGGGACATGTTTACCGTGTTCACCGCGGGGCGTTCCATTTTGCACACACGGGGAGGAGAGGCATACAAATGGACAAACAAACcgacaaacaaacaaacaagtaGATGTACTTATACACGCGCGTTCGTGGTTTACTCCTCTGCCTTGGGGGGCTATACAAAGGCAAAATGAGCTGAGATAAAAAtagtgaaatatttttatgcaaCAACGCAGGCCTCTCTGTCACTCTATCCCGGAATGTTGCTAACCGTTGAAGCAGTTTGACAAGgtaaaaaagagcaaaaaatggATCCAACTGGCGTTCGCACAAAAGTGTATAGGCGATTGGAGTTGAAAAATGGCTTTACCACAATGCGCCTCAAACAATATGCGTATGAAAATACGTGCTTACAGAGGTGTTAATTAAAATGACCCCTTTGACAAAAtgatggagggaaaaaaatgcttttaaAAGAAGACAACAACGAATAAATGCCCTGTAAACATTTCTCAGACCGTATCCCACAATGTTTTGCGGAAAAGGTGACAAAACGTGTTTTTCTGGGGGAACACAGAATGGAAAGAGGTAAACTTATGGCATAAGACGGCGGAGGTGACTTAAATGAAATGTGAGTGGAACGTATTCTCAGCTCGTCTAAAGAAgttttttgtaatttattttgtttattcatttggtttgttcattttgtttattcATTCTGCGCATCCATTATGttttgtgattttttttatgtattatttatttatatgtacatttttttttttttttttttttttttttttatgcatttgCATGTACACACGCTTAGCACTGTTCAAAATGTAGAATGATCTTAATCACGTGGCTAGCTTGTTCAGATAAAAACGACCCTATGTTCACGTTTAAAgccaaaaaaacgaaaaaaaaaaaaaaaaaaaaaaaaaatgtgcatatgcacacCCATTTTAGCTACCTATAAAGCCATTTATTTCAAGTGAACATTTGCAGGAAGGTCGCGGAAATGTTCTACGATAAATCTTTATGTGGAAtacatattttgttttccccttaagGAGCTACACGCAGCACCGGAAGGAACAAATATTGATCACTTGCAGGGAAGTAGACAACTCTTCGTTTACAACCATTAAAAATGAGCGCATTTGAACTGAGCCCTGTAGTTCTCTTCAAACACTTTTGGCGTACACAACTGTTTGGAGTGTGCATTCTTTTTGTGACTTGTTAAtgctaatgttttttttctttttttttctttttttttttttttttgtcaagcTGCACAGCTAGCGAttttgagagaaaaaaaaaaaaaaaaatatagtgaactttttttaca
This DNA window, taken from Plasmodium knowlesi strain H genome assembly, chromosome: 13, encodes the following:
- a CDS encoding inner membrane complex protein 1i, putative; this translates as MERPAVNTVNMSHRGNTEKLSNAPNSVPYTFEHSRNLGNKILKPIRQEKIVRVPVTQYVEKIIEKEEIKFVNKYVDVIKPIITYKTKHISKPIYLDKIKYEPKLIEKEKIIHIPKIEYRNKIVEIPVYLHKENIIEKKVPLIIERVLPVLKVKKMEKEVLTDVVDIPSICEMDKREININSSTKHEYKETLMIPQIARENSNRNNFYAVKEATESQDMYNKETYRNVESRNDISSSPAVYSPVKMSPSIQVEKFKGRHDRSGSVGSSISDENSRGGKLQHKNETMYNDATNEEDEEVDNYVDSAGNVEGMSNEEYLSIGQGLHSSQGVHNGESISSEHVQRIMQTGHYSENDMYKKSNLTHVSIHLPTTKEELREVLQGNSVNVGEGSYGVSLNQATDTRSSSNRIAGSGVSNLRSGNDRYASNNHLFTYDNGINGINGINGINGNNGNNRYNEYDMNQMMSEQIIRESFNDSKRDMSKSVEGGLGQGSYYSNVKNRIQPQLQKLSVPSNMNAYKENYSSTQNVCRNESGRTRSNFMPSYANSNGQAIVSVRPATILEYVPKQRKTKGRFCNFINKCCGDE